A portion of the Pedobacter cryoconitis genome contains these proteins:
- a CDS encoding nuclear transport factor 2 family protein gives MPDNHKQNDLTHSAKLNADGSQKSSRNIAKKLFSSIPTVLVFSALTIGSLLISSQNSYSQNNKKEVMQNNQEQKDGILKPIELYVEAGRKGDGNIAKPAFASTATMSWSENGELKSVPIQVLFDGFSAAKPMEASYKLITLDVEGNAAIVRIESQFGADKYADMFTLVKDGSDWKIISKIYQVIK, from the coding sequence ATGCCAGACAATCATAAACAAAATGACCTTACCCACTCAGCAAAATTAAATGCTGATGGATCACAAAAAAGCAGTAGAAACATAGCGAAAAAACTGTTTTCCTCAATTCCAACTGTACTAGTATTTTCTGCCCTGACAATTGGAAGCCTATTAATTTCATCTCAAAATAGTTATAGTCAAAATAATAAAAAAGAAGTTATGCAAAACAATCAAGAACAAAAAGATGGCATCCTGAAGCCAATAGAATTGTATGTGGAAGCAGGAAGAAAAGGCGACGGTAATATTGCAAAACCAGCATTTGCGTCAACTGCAACGATGTCCTGGTCAGAAAACGGAGAATTAAAAAGTGTTCCCATTCAAGTATTGTTTGATGGATTTTCGGCAGCGAAGCCAATGGAAGCAAGTTATAAACTGATCACTTTGGATGTAGAAGGAAATGCCGCAATAGTAAGAATCGAATCACAATTTGGAGCTGACAAATATGCCGATATGTTTACATTGGTAAAAGACGGCAGCGATTGGAAAATCATCAGTAAAATTTATCAGGTAATAAAATAG
- a CDS encoding AraC family transcriptional regulator: MKKMIKVPTSLIGCDAPQNSLMLDGCSVIEQCIHSTEVKGTMYLEQHLLLIVLEGSVVLTYGKQEYKLGKNDMILLKKATAVKYHKFGNTDNDNIYDSLMFSIKDDLLKSFLSTSEIKVSKPEGEIKTGVYPMNECLVAFAQSLKPYFFDHSVVHPGQLRLKIIELLYDVAECNRNMFLQILQLHEPVRTDIRNVMEQHYASPVSVSELAYLSGRSVSSFKRDFQNIYNVAPATWIREKRLEKAKDMLETTMMSVSEICYTLGFENTSHFSRIFKEFHGQAPTVFRL; this comes from the coding sequence ATGAAAAAAATGATTAAAGTTCCAACTTCATTGATTGGTTGTGATGCTCCGCAAAACTCCCTGATGTTAGATGGTTGTTCTGTAATCGAGCAGTGCATACACAGTACGGAAGTTAAGGGAACGATGTATCTCGAACAGCATTTACTCCTTATTGTACTGGAAGGATCTGTCGTTCTCACTTATGGAAAACAAGAATATAAGCTAGGTAAGAACGATATGATTTTGCTAAAAAAAGCAACTGCTGTAAAATATCATAAATTCGGAAATACAGATAATGATAATATTTACGACAGCTTAATGTTCAGCATTAAAGATGATCTTCTAAAGTCATTTCTGTCAACCTCAGAAATTAAGGTATCAAAACCTGAGGGTGAAATCAAAACAGGCGTTTACCCAATGAATGAATGTCTTGTTGCATTTGCCCAATCCCTTAAACCCTATTTTTTCGATCATTCTGTAGTTCATCCCGGACAGCTTCGTCTAAAAATTATCGAATTGTTATATGATGTTGCTGAATGTAACCGAAATATGTTTTTACAGATCCTGCAGTTGCACGAGCCTGTACGGACTGATATCCGAAACGTGATGGAACAACATTATGCTTCTCCCGTGTCTGTTTCAGAATTGGCATACCTTTCTGGTAGAAGTGTGTCTAGCTTCAAGAGAGATTTTCAAAATATATACAATGTTGCACCTGCAACATGGATAAGAGAAAAAAGGCTTGAAAAAGCGAAAGACATGCTGGAAACAACAATGATGTCTGTTTCAGAGATTTGTTACACTTTAGGATTTGAGAATACATCTCACTTTTCAAGAATATTCAAAGAATTTCATGGGCAAGCGCCTACTGTTTTTCGTCTTTAA
- a CDS encoding SDR family oxidoreductase: MKVLVIGANGRVGSLLIKKLATQHQVVAGSRHAKPINNSGNVEHRYIDLLDDVNSITESTNGVDAVYFVSGSRGKNLLQIDLHGAIKTMQAAERVGAKRYILLSSVFALQPEHWKESFLNDLTDYNIAKHYADLYLTTQTQLDYTILQPGALKEEQGTGKIETNVTSPGANSIANVVATLVAILEDDSTIGKVILMQDGDTPIHDALHSVRIT; this comes from the coding sequence ATGAAAGTATTAGTAATCGGAGCAAATGGAAGAGTTGGCTCACTTTTAATCAAAAAACTGGCCACTCAACATCAAGTTGTGGCTGGTTCAAGACATGCAAAACCAATAAATAATTCTGGTAATGTTGAGCATCGCTATATTGATTTACTAGATGATGTAAATTCTATTACAGAAAGCACGAATGGAGTAGATGCCGTATATTTTGTATCCGGATCCAGAGGTAAAAATCTTTTACAAATAGACTTACATGGAGCAATAAAAACTATGCAGGCTGCAGAAAGAGTTGGGGCAAAACGCTATATCTTGCTTAGTTCTGTTTTCGCTTTACAACCGGAACACTGGAAGGAATCTTTCCTGAATGATTTAACAGATTATAATATTGCTAAACATTACGCTGACTTATACCTCACTACTCAAACTCAGTTAGATTATACTATACTGCAACCTGGGGCGCTCAAAGAGGAACAGGGCACTGGAAAAATAGAAACAAATGTAACCAGCCCGGGAGCTAACTCTATTGCTAATGTTGTAGCTACGCTTGTGGCGATACTGGAAGATGACTCAACCATTGGAAAGGTAATTCTTATGCAGGACGGGGATACTCCAATTCATGATGCTTTACATTCAGTCAGGATAACATAG